The window TCGGTTGGTGTTTATCGACGAGACGGGAGCCTCGACCAAGATGGCGCGGCGCTATGGCCGCTCGCCGTACGGCCAGCGCTGTGTCGCAGCGCTCCCGCATGGTCATTGGAAGACGACGACCTTCGTCGGCGCGCTCAGAGCGACCGGCATGACTGCGCCGATGGTCCTTGACGGTCCCATGGATGGTCTGGCGTTCGAGGCTTACGTGACGCAAGTCCTCGTGCCGACACTCAGGCCCGGCGACATCGTGGTGATGGACAATCTCGCAGCACACAAGCGCGCCGAGGTCGGCATCGCAATCGATGCCGTGGGCGCCCAGCTCCTCTATTTGCCGCCTTATTCGCCCGACCTCAATCCGATCGAAATGGCCTTCGCCAAGCTCAAAGCCGCACTTCGAAAGGCCGCCGCCAGATCAATCGAGGCTTTGGACAACGCTATTGCCACCGCCCTGACCGCCTTCACCGCCCAAGAGTGCCTGAACTTCTTCGCCGCAGCCGGTTATGACCGTGTCTGATCAGAATCTGCTCTAGCCTCCGTCCACACGATCCTCGAGTTCTTCAGCGCCGGCGAGTAATTGTAGCCCGCAACCGAGCCGGCAAGGCGGCCCACCACCCCCTTGTGCATCGGACCGACGTCGTTCTTCTCGATCGAATGGCAATCGCCGCAGCCCTGGTACAGCGTGGCGCCGCGCGCCGGATCGCCCGCCGCGCGGGCGCTGTTGACGGCGAGCAAGATCGCGATAGCCGCCATCGCGGCGATTTTGGCCTGCCGCGGCGCCAGCACGCCTGCGATCGAACGAATAGTCATTCCGGGGTCTCCTGTTTTGCCACCACAACAGGAGCAGCGAGGCTGTCATTCTATTCCCTGAAATTTCGCCCGCCCGCTGGACACCAGCCGCATCGATCGCCGAGAATGGCACGTCTTGTTGAAGTTTTTTCCGCCCGTGAGGAATATCCGCGCGCCCCGCCAATCTATATCCACGCTGCCACCTCCGCAGCGGCGCCGGGTTTTTGGAGCATCCCCAGTGTTTCACAATCGGTTCGGCGCCGTCGCTCGACTTGCCGAACTCGGGTGCGTGCTTGCTGCGTTCACCCTCGCAGCAGCCACCGCCGCGCGCGCGGACGGTTGTCCCAAGCCGAGTGACGAAATTGCGACCGACCGGCCCGACGTCACCAATTCGAGTATCGTCGTGCCGGTCGGGAGCCTGCAGAGCGAGAACGGCATCAACCTCACCGGCCGCAACAGTGGCCGCACCATCGACGGCAGCAACAGCCGCTGGCGGCTCGGCATCGCGCCCTGCCTCGAGGTCCTGATCGACCTGCCGAGCTATACCGACAATGTGAGATCGCCGGGTGCCTCGGGCTTCTCCGACGTCGCGCCCGGGCTCAAATGGCAGATCAGCCCGGTGCCGGGAAAGATCGACCTGTCGGTCACCGCCGGCGTCGCGCTGCCGACCGGCGTGGCCGCCATCGCCGGGCGCGGCGCGCAGTCCTACATCCAGCTGCCATGGTCATGGGAGCTGCATGACGGCTGGGGTGTCAGCGGCATGTTCACGGAATTCTTCCGCCCGGCCGAGCTGACCGGCCAGCACATGTCGGAAACGACCTTCGTGATCGAGAAGAAATTGTCCGAGCGGATCAGCGTGTTCACCGAATATGTCGGCGACTATCCCGACGGCGCGCGGCCGATCCAGCTGATCAATTCCGGCGGCCTGTACCGGCTCACACCGACCCAGCAACTCGATCTCCATTTCGCGTTCGGGCTCAACCGCAATTCGCCGAACTACATCGTAGGTCTCGGCTATTCATTCCGCGTCGACGGGCTGTTTCGGTAGTCCACCTCACCTTGAAAAGGGGAGGTCGCTTTGCTCGTGAGAGCAAAGCGGGTGGGGATCTGCTCTCTCCACGCGCGCTGGTGCGTGTGGCTGGCCCCCCCCCATCCAGACCTTCCCCCTTTCAGGGGGAAGGAGAAGATAAAGGCCGCGTGGTTAATTGACTTCGGCTTCGCGCAGGCCGCTCAGCCAAAGCGCGAGCAGCGTCCACACCGCACCCGACAACAGATACGCACCGGCCGAGATCAGGCCGAAATGCGTCGCCAGCAGCAGCGCGGCGAGCGGCGCAAAGCCGGCGCCGAACAGCCAGGCGAAATCCGAGGTCAGCGCCGAGGCGGTGTAGCGATAAGTCCGCGCGAAATTCGAGGCGATCGCGCCGGACGACTGGCCGAACGACAGGCCGAGCAGCACGAAGCCGAGCACCATGTAGATCGTCTCGCCGAACGCACCAGCGTCGAGCAGCTGAGGGGCAAAGCCGCTATAGACCGCGATCGCGACCGCGGACCCCAGCAGCAGCGGCTTGCGCCCGACGCGGTCGGCGATCATGCCGGAGGCGATGATCGCGACGACCCCGACCATGGCGCCGATCATCTCGATGATCAGGAAGCGCACCGGACTTTCCTTGGTAAACAGGAACACCCAGGACAGCGGAAACACCGTGACCATGTGGAACAGCGCAAAGCTCGCCAGCGGCGCAAAGGCGCCGAGCAGGATGTTGCGGCCCTCCTGCGCCACGGTCTCGCCGACGCGCGCCGGCTCGAGGTCGCGGCTTTCGAACAGCTCGGAATATTCATCCGTCGCCACCATGCGCAGCCGCGCGAACAGCGCCACCACGTTGATGGCGAAGGCGACGAAGAACGGATAGCGCCAGCCCCAATCGAAGAAATCATCCGCCGAAAGGTTGCCGGCGAAGAACGCGAACAGCGCGCTCGCCACGATCAGGCCGAGCGGCGCGCCGAGCTGCGGCACCATCGCGTACCAGCCGCGGCGATTCGCCGGCGAGTTCATCGCGAGCAGCGAGGCGAGGCCGTCCCACGCGCCGCCCCAGGCGATGCCCTGCAGGACACGCGCTGCGGCGAGCAGCCAGATCGCCGCGACGCCGATCGTGTCGTAGCCGGGCAGGAAGGCGAGCGCGACCGTGGCGGTGCCGAGCAGGAACAGCGCGATGACGAGCTTGGCGCCCTTGCCGTGGCGGCGGTCGACCGCCATGAAGATCACGGTGCCGAGCGGCCGCGCGGCGAAGGCCAGCGCGAA of the Bradyrhizobium quebecense genome contains:
- a CDS encoding c-type cytochrome, whose amino-acid sequence is MTIRSIAGVLAPRQAKIAAMAAIAILLAVNSARAAGDPARGATLYQGCGDCHSIEKNDVGPMHKGVVGRLAGSVAGYNYSPALKNSRIVWTEARADSDQTRS
- a CDS encoding IS630 family transposase (programmed frameshift) is translated as MAKPLSPDLRLRIIRAVEEEGMSCRGAAGRFGVAPSTAIELVNEWRSTGACEAGAQGGDRRSARIEGHAAEILSLVKATPDMTLAEIADHLLKVHGERFVPSVVWRFFDRRNITRSKKTSHASEQDRPDVAAERAAWKASQPEIGIHRLVFIDETGASTKMARRYGRSPYGQRCVAALPHGHWKTTTFVGALRATGMTAPMVLDGPMDGLAFEAYVTQVLVPTLRPGDIVVMDNLAAHKRAEVGIAIDAVGAQLLYLPPYSPDLNPIEMAFAKLKAALRKAAARSIEALDNAIATALTAFTAQECLNFFAAAGYDRV
- a CDS encoding transporter, translating into MFHNRFGAVARLAELGCVLAAFTLAAATAARADGCPKPSDEIATDRPDVTNSSIVVPVGSLQSENGINLTGRNSGRTIDGSNSRWRLGIAPCLEVLIDLPSYTDNVRSPGASGFSDVAPGLKWQISPVPGKIDLSVTAGVALPTGVAAIAGRGAQSYIQLPWSWELHDGWGVSGMFTEFFRPAELTGQHMSETTFVIEKKLSERISVFTEYVGDYPDGARPIQLINSGGLYRLTPTQQLDLHFAFGLNRNSPNYIVGLGYSFRVDGLFR
- a CDS encoding MFS transporter, producing MAHGSPTASGHGQAKPGEIAIGVIIGRTSEFFDFFVYAIASVIVFPKLVFPFVNELTGTLYSFGIFALAFAARPLGTVIFMAVDRRHGKGAKLVIALFLLGTATVALAFLPGYDTIGVAAIWLLAAARVLQGIAWGGAWDGLASLLAMNSPANRRGWYAMVPQLGAPLGLIVASALFAFFAGNLSADDFFDWGWRYPFFVAFAINVVALFARLRMVATDEYSELFESRDLEPARVGETVAQEGRNILLGAFAPLASFALFHMVTVFPLSWVFLFTKESPVRFLIIEMIGAMVGVVAIIASGMIADRVGRKPLLLGSAVAIAVYSGFAPQLLDAGAFGETIYMVLGFVLLGLSFGQSSGAIASNFARTYRYTASALTSDFAWLFGAGFAPLAALLLATHFGLISAGAYLLSGAVWTLLALWLSGLREAEVN